Proteins encoded within one genomic window of Urocitellus parryii isolate mUroPar1 chromosome 16, mUroPar1.hap1, whole genome shotgun sequence:
- the LOC144250609 gene encoding uncharacterized protein LOC144250609, with protein MISVTFEDVAVNFTKEEWAFLDASQKNLYRDVMLEVLRNLACIGNKWEDKTTEDQIENSGSNLRHERTHSGEKLSEWNAHFKCKVCGKDFAYPRLLRIHQKTHTGEKPYECKQCGKAFATSSDLKRHGITHTGEKPYKCQQCGKAFARSGDLRTHGRTHTGEKPYVCKQCGKAFATSRQLHAHGRTHTGEKPYECKQCGKAFASSSYLQIHGRTHTGEKPYECKQCGKAFASSSHLHIHGRTHTGEKPYECKQCGKAFARSSHLQIHGRTHTRKKPFGCQQCGKTFPSSRHLRIHGRMHTIEKPYECEQCGKAFTVAYYLQIHKRTHTGERPYDCKQCGKAFARSGDLHKHERTHSGEKPYVCKQCGKAFTQSSYLHSHEQTHTGEKPYECQQCGKAYTTAFNLRMHKHTHTGEKPYVCKQCGKAFARSFALHIHGRTHTGEKPYECKQCGKAFAISYQLKRHERTHTGEKPYECQECGKAYTAATYLRMHKHTHTGEKPYECKQCGKAFARSSDLHRHGRMYTGDKPNECEQRGEAFATSCQLHRCERTHTA; from the exons ATCTcagtgacctttgaggatgtggctgtaaACTTCACCAAGGAGGAGTGGGCTTTTCTGGATGcttcccagaagaacctttacagagatgtgatgctggaagtcctcagaaacctggcttgtatag GAAACAAGTGGGAAGACAAGACCACTGAAGATCAGATTGAAAACTCTGGAAGCAACCTAAG acatgaaagaactcactCTGGAGAGAAACTCTCTGAAT GGAATGCACATTTCAAAtgtaaggtatgtgggaaagactttgctTATCCCAGATTACTTAGAATACATCAgaaaacacatactggagagaagccctatgaatgcaaacaatgtggaaaagcctttgctacatcctcTGACCTTAAGAGACATGGAataacacacactggagagaagccctataaatgtcaacaatgtggaaaagcctttgctagatctggTGACCTTCGCACACATGgaagaactcatactggagagaagccctatgtatgtaagcagtgtgggaaagcctttgctacatcccgtCAGCTTCATgcacatggaagaacacatactggagagaagccttatgaatgtaagcagtgtggaaaagcctttgctagttctagttaccttcagattcatggaagaacacacactggagagaagccctatgaatgtaagcagtgtggaaaagcctttgctagttCTAGTCACCTTCAtattcatggaagaacacacactggagagaagccctatgaatgtaagcagtgtggaaaagcctttgctagatctagtcaccttcagattcatggaagaacacatactagaAAGAAACCCTTTggatgtcaacaatgtggaaaaacatTTCCTTCATCCCGTCATCTTCGCATACATGGAAGAATGCATACCAtagaaaagccctatgaatgtgaacaatgtggaaaagcctttactGTTGCCTATTACCTTCAGATACataaacgaactcatactggagagaggccctatgattgtaagcagtgtggcaaagcctttgctagatctggtgaccttcacaaacatgaaagaactcatagtggagagaagccctatgtatGCAAacaatgtggcaaagccttcactcagtcctcttaccttcactcacatgaacaaactcatactggagagaagccttatgaatgtcaacaatgtggaaaagcctacaCTACTGCCTTTAACCTTCGAATGCATAAACACactcatactggagaaaagccctatgtatgtaagcagtgtggaaaagcctttgctagatctttTGCACTTCACATACATGgaagaactcatactggagagaagccctatgaatgcaaacaatgtggaaaagcctttgctataTCCTATCAGCTTAAGAGACATgaaagaacacacactggagagaagccctatgaatgtcaagaatgtggaaaagcctacACTGCTGCCACTTACCTTCGGATGCATAAACacactcatactggagagaagccctatgaatgtaagcagtgtggcaaagcctttgctagatccagtgaCCTTCACAGACATGGAAGAATGTATACTGGAGATAAGCCCAATGAATGTGAACAACGTGGAGAAGCCTTTGCCACATCTTGTCAGCTTCACAGATGTGAAAGAACACATACTGCATAG